TTGTTTTAtaacttcattttcttctgattatAAAAGATAATATATGTTCATTGTAAAAACATTAGAAAATGCATACAAATATACAGTCTAAATCTTCACTGCATTTCCTGGTGTTGTGAAGTTCCCTCTGCCCTGCACTTGGTTGCTTTGCTTTTAGATGTATAAATAGGACTCTCCCTCCATCCTCCTTTAGGCCAGACGTCTTACTAGGTCCCAGCCAGCTCTTCTGTCTCTCAGAAGAGAGAGTCTGTCTCTTGTTTGGTTACCAGTTCTTATTGGCACCTGGGCAGGGCTCAAAAAACACCTGTGGTGTGGCTGAATGAATGACAGCGTCGGGACTGGCAATGGGACCGGTGAGGACCTCCGCCCAGCCCAGGGCGCACGCCTCCTCTCTTCTGGGTCGGATCCTACCCTCGCCCTCCCAGAAACGCCTTCcctcctcttttgttctcttcagaCCCTCCCATTTTTTCCGGCCCAGCTGAACCCCACCTCTTTCAAGAAATCTTTACTCTTTCAAATCCAAAAGCCTCCTTTCGGGTCCCACTGCATTGGTCGTAGGCCTGCACCACTTACCCGTAGTTATACATTGACTTGCATTAATCTCTCCCCTCTGCCTGGCGGCAGGCTCTTTCCTGGTCCACGGAGGCCCACACGCGGCAGCCATCCTGCAGAGGCTGGAGATCACTACGGGCCCGCAAAATGTGACCGTCTGGCCTGACCTTGTCGGGCGGTGTCCCACCCCTGAGCCCTgcggaggagggggagagagcaGAGCCTCAGAGGgagccctccccccaacccccatccccGGCTTCCGGGAAACCTTGCTCCTGCTAAAGTTTACATAGCAGTTAATCATCTGGGCTTTGACAATGGGTTCTGCTCATCCTGGGACATGGAAAAATGGGATTTGGTTTGCCTTTCACATTGGGAGGCTTCTAGAGATAAAGAGAAATCCTCTGTGCCTGGCTATTTAAAGAGACACAGGGAGGGCTAGGGGCCCTTCCACCCTCTGCCTTCACACGGGAGAGCTATGGAGGTCAGATCaatgtttccctttctcctcacAGCACCAGAGCTGCCAACGTCTCCCAGAACGTACGCCAAGGGCCCAGGCCTGGCAGCCGCCTCCTCCATGCCTGGCGAGGCTGTGATGGAAGAACACTGAACAGGCACTCAGGCACCCGGGTCCCAGAGTGATCAGGTCTCCCCAGTGATCCTAGGTAGGTGATGGGCACGGCCATGTGATCTCTAAGTTTCCCCCTACTTTGAGTTGCCTAGAGGTGCCATGCCATCTGCCAACCTCCCCATCAGCACTCTGCGCCCATCCCAGAGTGTGGCTGGAAGGTCAAGGGTGCTAATACACAGTGTACCTGGCCTGGAACCAAGGCTATTTGGGTGTGACCATCCCCACAGCGAAGTGTCTGACCCAGAACTGACAAGAACTTCGTGCCCTACTATTTAGGGAATGCGGCTCTTCCTCCTATGGCCCTGGCAGGGTATGGGACCTGTGGCCACCACGGAGAACAGAGCGGGGTCCTGGGGTCAGCAGGCACTGACTGCTCAGACCATGGGCAGGCCCCTTAATTGAGCAGGTTCCTGTCTGGACTTGAGGGCCACTGCTACCTGTGAAAGGCTGAGACTTTGCATAGAATGCATCCATTGTTTTGATTAATTTCCCTGTAGGTGGAAAAAAGAGGCCTATGAAACAAAAACGCTGAAACACAGAAAATGACAGTTCTTTTATTTTGCTAGTTGAgggaaaagttataaaataaaacagacaacagAGCTCTGCAGCCTCCTTGGATGGCAATGAACAGAGATGGACAATGACCAGGCAACGCACACAGGGACACAGACACGTAAACAAGACAGAACGTCCAGAATGTTATTGTATACATTACAACTTCGAGAATACAGCAGCTCTTGCAGGCCCTAAAGTAAAATGAAGCCAGACTCTTCCAAAACCATCCACACACATTCAGAGCTGTGCCGGAGAAGGCCCCCTCCCGCATCCCGGGCTGTATGGATGCTGCAGGACAGGCCAAGGCTGGGTCCACCTGGGCTGTGGCTTCGCGGGGCAGCTCCACCTGCTCCGTTGTGTTCTCTTTCGAGTTTGCCTTCTCATCCTTTGGCAGACTAGCTCCAGCCCCTGCCTGTCTCTCCCTTTTGACCCACAGCCCTTTCCTGTTCTTGGTAGGAAACCCGGCTAAAGCCAGGGGAGCTTGGCCGAGTCCTTCTAACGGAGCAGCCCGTGCAGGGGTGGCTCCCTCCTCAGGGGCTCAAGGGCCAACCCCgctgtctgaaaaacagcagaaagGCTACAAAGATAACCTGTTAACCATCTCACACCGTCCTCCCTCCAGAAGTTTCTGATGTGTCTGGTTATGACTCTGTTCTACTTTTTTGCTCCTGTCCTAAGGTTTTTGACTCAGCCAGGAAAAGAATAGACCTCGCAGCCTGGCCCCGCACTCTTCTTGTTACTGCCGGCGGGGGACCCCTGGGCGCATCACAGACTCATCACCCCACCTCTGGTCTTAGCCCCGTGGCCCCAGCCAGACAAACCCTCGGCCTCTGGAATGGTGAGTTGTTCCGCCCATGGTCTGTCATCAGGAGGCCAGGGGGCTCTCGGTCACCCGGAGGCTGGCCTTGAAAGGAtgtaggaaggaggcagaattcCAAGGAGGAAAGAGCAGAAGCTGTGATGGCCTGTCCCGTCAGGAGGAAAGAACGGGGCGCAGTGCACCCTCCCCCAGGGCTGGAGGGAAGTCTTCGATTAAATATCTTGGGAAAGATGAGGGTGGGTGAGGGTGGCCACCCCAAAGCCGAGGCACAGGGGAGGTGTGAAATGTCCAGGATAAATAGAACTGCATGGGGAGGAGAAAAGCCAGCTCCATCCTCTCTTAAAAGCAGTCGCCATCGGCaccaaaaatatattaatatctgtACActtgtcatcttttaaaaaaaaaaataaaacctccttGGCACCAGTAGttgatttcttaaaaatgagGTGATATGTGGCAAGGCCTCCCGTGTACACACATCCACGGCTGTGCACACGTGCGTGCATCTCCCTGTCGACGAGCAGAGCCCTGCAGCCCTGAGCAAGAGGAACACGGCTGGGTGGGCCATTGCCAGCTCCTCCACCGCCAGTGTTTGCCGGGGTGCCCTTTGTCAGGGCACCCGACTGCCATCCACAGGGAACCAGCTGCCCCTGCCCCGGGCTTCAGAGGCGACGGACAAGAGAATCACCTTCCCGTACCTCGTCTGGGAAGGAAGTCCTATCTCTGGACTCAGCTGCTCCACAGGGAAGGCAGCCCCGGCCCCACCCCGCCCTGCACGTCTGCCCAGGCTCGGAGCGGCCTCTGTCCAAAGACACCAGTGCAGAGGTCAAACAGTGCCAGCCTGAGCGAGCACACGTGGCCGCTCCGGGCCTGCCCTCGGGTGCTCCGGCAGGAAGCCGCGGAGGGCGGGCTGGCAGGGCAGCGGGGAGGCGGCCCCCGCCCTCTCGGGGCGCCTCAGACGTGGTGGGCGCCCTGCAGCAGGGAGGTGACGGTGTTCTGCAGGGCCACGGCCACCTTCTTGGAGGTCTTGCGCAGCAGCGGGCTGTCGGGGTGGTGCTCCTTGAGGTGGAGGACGTGGCCCTCCTGGCTCTCGGACGTGCAGCCGCACTCCTCGCACACGTACAGCTTGGCCCGCCGCTCCTTGTACGCGTACTTCTGCTGCACACCGTGGATCTTCTTGAGGTGGGACTCCAGAGAGCAGCGCTGCGTGAAGGCCTTGTCACACAGGCTGCACTTGTAGGGCCGCACGCCTGCAGGGAGGGCAGCGGGAGCGTCAGGGACCCGGCTCTGGGGTACGGGAGCCCCGACCCCCCAGCGGCCCGACGGAGGGGACGAGGACGTCCGCCCCGCGCGCCCCGGCCACCCCCACGATGGCCACGCGGCTGCTGGGCCTCGCCGCTGGGCGGGCCCCCCTCACCTGTGTGGGTGCGCACATGCCTCTTGAGGTCGAAGGTGTCGTTGAAGCCCTTCCCGCAGTAGGTGCAGAGGTGCCTCTTGACGTCATTGTGGCACTTCATGTGGCGGTTCAGCATGCGCTGGTAGGTGAAGGCCTTCTGGCAGATGTGGCAGGTGAAGAGGTCTCCGCTGGGACCGTCCCCCAGCGTCACCTGTGGGTGAGGGCGGGGTGTGTGACAGACACCCAGGTGGCAGATCGGGAAGATGCACCACGCCAGCCCCCGGCCCCAAGGAGGGCGCTGCCCACCCAGGGGCCACACCGCCGGGCACTGGCTCCCGGAGATGGGGTGGTGGAGCCAGAAGCCGCCTTTGGGTCCTCAGTCAGCCTCTTGTCGGGCTCCTGAGTCCCTCTGCGAGGCCCTTCTTTACCGTCTCTAGAGGCAGGCGGCCAGCTCCCAACAGAAAGAGGGCAACTCTCCCTGACAGAAAGTGCCCCCTTCACTGAGCCCAGGCTTCCTCTAGCTGCTGCTCAGTTCTCCGTCTGCACCTCAGGACGGGGAAGGTTCCACGACACGGTCATGGTCTCCGTGCTGCCCTCCTGGGCTGAGGCCACCGCTGGGGGCCCAGAGCTCCCTCGCCTCACAGGCCGGCCCAGCCCCGGCCTTTCTTGAGCCTGACATGGTCTAGTTGGGTCCCTTTGCCACCCTGATGACTCTCTTTATAAAGGTTTTTCATTTTCAGGGTAACTGTGGAACACCTCAGATCTGTTCAGAAGTGGAGACGTGGTCTCCGGGCCCTACCTCTGAACGCTCAGAGGTTACTTGTGCTTCGTGGGGGCCTTGTCGATGGCCACGCCACCCGAGCCCCCCGGGCCCGAGGTGCTCCCCCGTCACCCATGCTGCCTGGCCCCGCACAGCTCCTGGCACCAGGTAAAGGCCGTGTTGCTCACTGAGCAAGCCGTTCGGGGTCAGGACTCACTTCTCTGCCTCGTCTATGGTCCTGTGCCCTCTGCTTTCCCTCCACGCACTCCTTAGCTGCTGGGGCTCAAGGGCTGGGAGGAAAGGCCCTCGGGGATCGGGGCACTGTGTGAGCTCCCCTGTCAGCTGCCCAGCACATTTCCTGGTGATTCCTGGCGGGTTACAACACCCAGCCTCCATGGTGAGAGAGGAGGAGCAGCCTTTCCCTGCCAGTTTTCTCTGGTCTCCTGGCTCATAGGAAGCTCCATTGACAGCCCTTCCACTAGATCACCACTGGCAGGTGCTTCCAGGTTCCAGAACTTTCAGGAACACAGGCCTCGTGCTCCTGGAAAGCAGGGCCGTTTCCGCCGCCTTGTGCTTCTTCCTGCCTCGGCTGCTGAACCCGGGTTCACCAGGCCCCGCCCGAGATGCAAGGCCCTGGGTTGGAAGCGTGCACTTGGAGGAGGCAGAGACTGCCGGGCACACACCTCAGGGGACAGCTGACCACCGAGCAGATCCCAGACCTCACTCTCGTGGCGGCGGAGACGCAGGCCAGGCTGGGGTGCAGAGCCAGGCTCACGCCTCCCCACTTTTCCAAGGACTTCTGTGTAAGGGGTGCCTCCCCTTAAGGCCAGAAACGAAACTAAACAATGCCCACAAAGGACTCCACAGGGCTGGATGTCTTTTGAACCTCACTGCTTCTCCCCAACACGTGTCATCCTCACTTCAGGCTCACTTGTCTTCTTTCCCACCCTGTCTGTGCCCCAGGGAGGCTCACATCTATAGAAATCTGGACCCAGATCCAAGGCCAGTTTGCCTAATCTCATTTGGGCCATGCCTCGTGGGCAGGACCCACGTGGACCCACGTGCCCCTGGGCCTCAGAGACACTGTGAGGGTCAGTACCTTCATCTTGGTGCGCAGAAAGCCGTGGTCTCTGCTCTGCGGGCCTGCCAGGCGACTCATGTCTTCGGAAGGCAGCTGGGCAACCACGCAGGGCCCCGGGGTCACACTATAGCTGGAGTTCCGAAGGCTCATGTCCAAAGCCAGGGGGCAAGAAGGGGGTTCAGCCACCGACGGCTCTGGTTCCTGGTAGGGCTGTGGTGGACAGAAGCCCAGGCTGACTGCGAAGAGAAGAGCAGCCAGGTGAAGGGcgtggaggagaaaaggggactCTGGGGTTTCAGGAGGGCTCCCTGGCAGGAAGCCACCGTCCCGCCCCTCGCAGGCATGTGGCAGAGCAGGGCTGCCCCCAGCCCACTGCCCGccacacctccctcccaccccattaaGGTAATTACAGGTGACGCCAGCCAAGCGCCACGGCCCACAGGCCTGCCCGCTGAGTAATTTGTGTCTTAGCGGAACTGGGAGGACCGAACCTGCGCTGCCAATTATTCCTCCTGAGCCGTCTGCTGGCCCCACCTGGGCCAGTCCCCCTGGATTCCAGGCCTCATCCACGCTCCCACAGGGACAAAGGGCAACACGGGAGGCCCGGGACCCCGGGACTCACCGCAGCCCCAGATGGGTGCTGGTGGTCAGGGCTACTCAGGGCCTCTCCTCCAGGCAGATTTAGCCGCTGGTTGTGGGAAACTGGGTGGTCCTAACCCCTCCCTCCTTCGGGCCGCTGTGTCCCTGACACCTCGGCTGTTTGGGGCTCCAGGCTCCCCACTCCCGCGGGCCCAGCTTGGCAGGCAGACAGGTGGGTGGGGCGGAGCAGGGAGGAGGTCAGGGAGCAGCAGGTGGATGCGGCCTAACAGTCTCCTGGGCAGCCTGCCTGCCTGTGACGCAAGCCTCCCCCGCAGCAGGGACCGCTCCTCGCCGCTCCGAGCTCAGTTCACGGTGGCGCCTGGAGGGCTTGGGCTCCCCGCCTGGGCAGTGACAGCAGCAACAGCGAGCAGACACCTCACACATGGGGGCTTGGACCCCACCCCGACTAGAGAGGAGGGGAGGTCTCCCGAGTGACAAAGAAGAGACAAGTCTCACACCCCCAGAGCCGAGGCAAACAATCTAATGCTTCAATTTAGTGTTTTTCCCTCAAAGAGGCTAAGCTAGGAACATTCTCCAAGCCTCAGAAGGAAAACTCAAGAGGGGCACAGGGAGGAAAGGATGAGTGGGCTTCCAGAAGGGGACTTGGGAGGTGGACTTAGGGTTTCAGAACCATGAACAGGCCCCCCCGCGCCGCTGCCCCCTGGCCGGTGAGACAGTGGATGGGGATCTGGGGAGGGCCGGCCACGGCAGGACACATCGCTCAAGGCTGGAGGCGGAGGGCTGGGACCCGAGGGGGCGGAGGACATGCTGATGGAGGAGAGGCAGCTGTGAAGGCACCCCAGTTTCGGGAGAGGCCCGAGCTCTCGCCCCCTCAAAGCACAACAAAGGTCTGACGGGGAAGAATGTGCTTGCCCGACACCCAAACCCGTTCGGCTGGCACTGGCGCCGTCTGTCTGTCCGTTTGGGGATTCTAATGAGCCACCTCATTCTG
Above is a genomic segment from Dama dama isolate Ldn47 chromosome 2, ASM3311817v1, whole genome shotgun sequence containing:
- the OVOL1 gene encoding putative transcription factor Ovo-like 1 codes for the protein MPRAFLVKKPCVSTCKRNWSELPDEERGEIYVPVSLGFCPPQPYQEPEPSVAEPPSCPLALDMSLRNSSYSVTPGPCVVAQLPSEDMSRLAGPQSRDHGFLRTKMKVTLGDGPSGDLFTCHICQKAFTYQRMLNRHMKCHNDVKRHLCTYCGKGFNDTFDLKRHVRTHTGVRPYKCSLCDKAFTQRCSLESHLKKIHGVQQKYAYKERRAKLYVCEECGCTSESQEGHVLHLKEHHPDSPLLRKTSKKVAVALQNTVTSLLQGAHHV